Proteins from a genomic interval of Kribbella aluminosa:
- a CDS encoding 3-hydroxyacyl-CoA dehydrogenase NAD-binding domain-containing protein, translated as MIEWKNDAGVVTLTLNDPDASANTMNGAYVEAMGRTVERLVAEKALLKGVIVTSAKSTFFAGGNLQQLSQIRPSDAAQVFETVEEVKRQLRAVETLGVPVVAAINGSALGGGLEIALACHHRIVADDNRIELGVPEVTLGLLPGGGGVTRTVRMLGLQDALMKVLLQGQRMKPAHALSVGIVDEVVPAEDLLDAARRWITSYSRELQGDPKQPWDRDGYKIPGGTPASPKLAAFLPAFPANLRKQLKGAPYPAPRAIMSAAVEGSQVDFETASRIESRYFVSLATGQIAKNMIQAFFFDMQSINAGGSRPAGVPAYRARRVGVLGAGMMGAGIAYVCAKAGIEVVLKDVSLEAAARGKEYSAKLLAKQVGKGRMTASDVEAFLRRITPTGDPNDLAGCDLVIEAVFEDGGLKQKVFAEIAGVVEPDALLCSNTSTLPITALADGIDRPDDFIGMHFFSPVDRMPLVELIVGAKTSDRAIAQAYDVVRQIRKTPIVVNDSRGFFTSRVFGTLVMEGAAMVAEGVDPVMIERAATQAGFPAPPLAMLDEVTLTLPQKIRDAARAAGDSAGAFDDHPGMAVTDRLVNEFGRRGKAAGAGFYDYPADGPKRLWPGLWEHFPVKAEIPLIDLQERMLFAMALEAVKCLDEGVLRSVPDANIGSIFGIGFPPLHGGALQYVNAYGPSAFAERSRELATTYGERFRPPALLVRKAAAGEIFG; from the coding sequence ATGATCGAGTGGAAGAACGACGCGGGCGTTGTCACGCTGACGCTGAACGATCCCGACGCGTCGGCGAACACGATGAACGGCGCGTACGTCGAGGCGATGGGCCGGACCGTCGAGCGCCTGGTGGCCGAGAAGGCGCTGCTCAAGGGCGTGATCGTGACCAGCGCGAAGTCGACGTTCTTCGCGGGCGGGAACCTGCAGCAGCTGTCGCAGATCCGGCCGTCGGACGCGGCCCAGGTGTTCGAGACGGTCGAGGAGGTCAAGCGGCAGCTGCGGGCGGTGGAGACCCTCGGCGTCCCGGTCGTTGCCGCGATCAACGGTTCCGCGCTCGGCGGCGGGCTGGAGATCGCGCTCGCCTGCCACCACCGGATCGTTGCCGACGACAACCGCATCGAGCTCGGCGTACCGGAGGTGACACTCGGCCTGCTGCCCGGCGGCGGGGGAGTGACCCGGACCGTGCGGATGCTCGGCCTGCAGGACGCACTGATGAAGGTGCTGCTCCAGGGGCAGCGGATGAAGCCCGCGCACGCGTTGTCGGTCGGCATCGTCGACGAGGTGGTTCCGGCCGAGGATCTGCTGGACGCCGCCCGACGCTGGATCACGTCGTACTCGCGTGAGTTGCAGGGCGACCCCAAGCAGCCGTGGGACCGGGACGGGTACAAGATCCCGGGCGGTACGCCGGCCTCGCCGAAGCTGGCCGCGTTCCTGCCGGCCTTCCCGGCGAACCTGCGCAAGCAGCTGAAGGGCGCGCCGTACCCGGCGCCGCGGGCGATCATGAGCGCCGCGGTCGAGGGCAGCCAGGTCGACTTCGAGACCGCGTCCCGGATCGAGTCGCGGTACTTCGTCTCGCTCGCCACCGGGCAGATCGCGAAGAACATGATCCAGGCGTTCTTCTTCGACATGCAGTCGATCAACGCGGGCGGTTCGCGGCCGGCCGGCGTACCGGCGTACCGCGCGCGCAGGGTCGGCGTACTCGGGGCCGGGATGATGGGCGCCGGAATCGCCTACGTGTGCGCCAAGGCCGGGATCGAGGTTGTGCTCAAAGATGTTTCGCTGGAGGCGGCTGCGCGCGGAAAGGAATACTCCGCGAAGCTGCTCGCGAAGCAGGTCGGGAAGGGCCGCATGACCGCCTCCGACGTGGAAGCGTTCCTGCGCCGGATCACGCCGACCGGCGACCCGAACGACCTGGCCGGGTGTGACCTGGTGATCGAGGCGGTCTTCGAGGACGGCGGGCTGAAGCAGAAGGTGTTCGCGGAGATCGCCGGCGTGGTCGAGCCGGACGCGCTGCTGTGCTCGAACACCTCGACGCTGCCGATCACCGCGCTCGCCGACGGCATCGACCGGCCGGACGACTTCATCGGCATGCACTTCTTCTCGCCGGTGGACCGGATGCCGCTGGTCGAGCTGATCGTCGGCGCGAAGACCTCGGACCGGGCGATCGCGCAGGCGTACGACGTCGTACGGCAGATCAGGAAGACGCCGATCGTGGTCAACGACAGCCGCGGGTTCTTCACGTCGCGGGTGTTCGGCACGCTCGTGATGGAAGGCGCGGCAATGGTGGCCGAGGGTGTCGACCCGGTGATGATCGAGCGGGCCGCGACCCAGGCCGGGTTCCCGGCGCCGCCGCTGGCGATGCTGGACGAGGTCACGCTGACGCTGCCGCAGAAGATCCGGGACGCGGCCCGCGCGGCAGGGGACAGCGCCGGGGCGTTCGACGACCATCCGGGGATGGCGGTCACGGATCGGCTGGTGAACGAGTTCGGCCGGCGCGGGAAGGCGGCCGGCGCCGGGTTCTACGACTACCCGGCGGACGGCCCGAAGCGGTTGTGGCCGGGGCTGTGGGAGCACTTCCCGGTCAAGGCTGAGATTCCGCTGATCGATCTGCAGGAGCGGATGCTGTTCGCGATGGCGCTCGAGGCCGTGAAGTGCCTGGACGAGGGCGTGCTGCGGTCGGTGCCGGACGCCAACATCGGGTCGATCTTCGGCATCGGGTTCCCGCCGTTGCACGGCGGTGCGTTGCAGTACGTGAACGCCTATGGACCGAGCGCCTTCGCCGAACGCTCGCGCGAGCTGGCGACGACGTACGGCGAACGCTTCCGGCCGCCCGCGCTCCTGGTCCGGAAGGCGGCCGCGGGGGAGATCTTCGGCTGA